A region from the Phycisphaerales bacterium genome encodes:
- the hpt gene encoding hypoxanthine phosphoribosyltransferase → MFPEIEKILIDELRIANRVDEIGQRITADLRPLMAKAEQGGQELRLTLIPILTGSMVFVADLIRRLPVKLRLELIGVSSYPGKSMESKGVSISHELPKSLEGQHVLVVDDILDSGATLDVVTRLIKEQRPASLRTCVLLRKPGKARVDVKADYVGFDIPDEFVVGYGLDYDGFYRNLPSIATLRAEAL, encoded by the coding sequence ATGTTCCCCGAGATCGAGAAGATCCTGATCGACGAGCTTCGGATCGCCAACCGCGTGGACGAGATCGGCCAGCGGATCACGGCGGACCTGCGCCCGCTGATGGCCAAGGCCGAGCAGGGTGGGCAGGAGTTGCGCCTGACGCTGATCCCGATCCTGACGGGGTCGATGGTCTTTGTGGCCGACCTGATCCGAAGGCTGCCCGTGAAACTGCGTCTGGAACTGATCGGCGTGTCGAGTTATCCGGGAAAGAGCATGGAGTCGAAGGGCGTCTCGATCAGCCACGAGTTGCCGAAATCGCTCGAGGGGCAGCACGTGCTGGTGGTGGACGACATTCTCGACAGCGGCGCGACGCTGGACGTGGTGACGCGGCTGATCAAGGAGCAGCGGCCGGCGAGCCTGCGGACGTGCGTGCTGCTTCGCAAGCCTGGCAAGGCGCGGGTGGACGTGAAGGCGGACTATGTCGGGTTTGATATTCCCGACGAGTTTGTGGTCGGGTATGGGTTGGATTACGACGGGTTCTATCGGAATCTGCCGAGTATCGCGACGCTGAGGGCTGAGGCGTTGTGA
- a CDS encoding dephospho-CoA kinase has translation MNSTMNVTMLDASRHEGQDVRTRPSAWFVALSSWRSVVLLGIVAWGAWAIAGRTAPARAGVIGAYGILVVVLRVVWAVLDWWSREYTLGEERVRATWGVVRRNSVEMDVARIQHLVVTRSLAERVLGLGTIRVTSAGSDGVGVVWRSVVGVDGLVAKIRERSDGARVAMRAVVIGLAGGIGAGKSKVARAFEALGCLVSDSDAEAKAALELPEVRAQLREWWGEKVFDAESGKVSRRALADVIFADAEARRRLEGLTHPIVRARRDEMVRRATAEGRPGVVVDAPLLFEAGLDKECDVVIFVDAPREIRLERVRRTRGWTEEELDRREKSQISLDEKRQRSDEVIVNDGGMDRLESISRTILEKTRGRIVTGAKGERV, from the coding sequence ATGAACTCCACGATGAACGTCACGATGCTCGACGCGTCACGACACGAGGGGCAAGATGTTCGGACCAGGCCGAGCGCGTGGTTTGTCGCGCTCTCGTCGTGGCGATCGGTCGTGCTGCTGGGAATCGTCGCGTGGGGGGCGTGGGCGATCGCCGGGCGGACGGCCCCGGCTCGCGCGGGGGTGATCGGGGCGTATGGCATTCTGGTCGTGGTGCTGCGTGTGGTCTGGGCCGTGCTCGACTGGTGGTCGCGGGAATACACGCTGGGCGAAGAGCGCGTGCGGGCGACGTGGGGCGTGGTCCGGCGGAATAGCGTGGAGATGGATGTCGCGCGGATTCAGCATCTCGTGGTGACACGGTCCCTGGCGGAGCGTGTGCTCGGGCTGGGGACGATCCGGGTGACGTCGGCGGGGTCTGATGGCGTCGGCGTGGTGTGGCGATCGGTTGTGGGCGTTGACGGACTTGTGGCGAAGATCCGCGAGCGGTCGGACGGCGCGCGCGTAGCGATGCGGGCGGTGGTGATCGGGTTGGCAGGGGGCATCGGGGCGGGGAAGTCGAAGGTAGCGCGCGCGTTCGAGGCGCTGGGGTGCCTGGTCTCGGATTCGGATGCCGAGGCGAAGGCGGCGTTGGAGTTGCCCGAGGTGCGCGCGCAACTTCGTGAGTGGTGGGGGGAGAAGGTCTTTGATGCCGAGTCGGGGAAGGTGAGCCGGCGGGCGCTGGCGGATGTGATCTTCGCGGATGCGGAGGCGCGGCGGCGGCTCGAGGGGCTGACGCATCCGATCGTGCGGGCGCGGCGGGATGAGATGGTCCGGCGGGCGACGGCGGAGGGGCGACCCGGAGTGGTGGTGGATGCGCCGCTGCTCTTTGAGGCGGGGCTGGACAAGGAGTGCGACGTGGTGATCTTTGTCGACGCGCCGCGGGAGATCCGGCTGGAGCGGGTCCGGAGGACGCGGGGGTGGACCGAGGAAGAACTGGACCGGCGGGAGAAGTCGCAGATTTCCCTCGATGAGAAGCGGCAAAGATCCGATGAAGTGATCGTGAACGATGGCGGGATGGACCGTCTGGAGTCGATCTCTCGGACCATTCTGGAGAAGACTCGCGGGCGGATCGTGACCGGGGCGAAGGGCGAGCGGGTTTGA
- the rho gene encoding transcription termination factor Rho produces MGFGGFSSRSHDPSLPSDEELEREAAELDRIAKSVDSKALGEAVSINDLQQMEEKELYKVADREGLEEYHDLPRQELVLKILKARAARQGLMFGEGSLEVMPDGFGFLRSAEQSYLPGADDIYISPSLVRRFGLRRGMVVKGLVRPPKESEKYFALLRVDQVNGRSPAKVHEMKNFEELTPLHPEERFVLETDPSEIECRVVDLVTPIGKGQRMLIVAPPRTGKTVLMQKITKAITRNYPETHIIVLLVDERPEEVTDFKRNCSGPMVEVVASTFDEQSSRHVQVAEMVIEKAKRMVEFGEDVVILLDSITRLARAYNAEMPHSGKIMTGGLDSNALQRPKKFFGAARAIESGGSLTIIGTALVDTGSKMDEVIFEEFKGTGNAELHLDRKLVEKRIWPAIDVSASGTRREELLLDPKELELVYRLRKVLSDMNVVEAMELLKGKMKKVKTNAEFLMTMALG; encoded by the coding sequence ATGGGCTTCGGCGGGTTCTCCAGCCGGTCGCACGATCCCTCGCTCCCCAGCGATGAGGAACTCGAGCGCGAGGCGGCGGAACTCGACCGGATCGCCAAGAGCGTGGACTCCAAGGCGCTGGGCGAGGCCGTCAGCATCAATGACCTCCAGCAGATGGAGGAGAAGGAACTCTACAAGGTCGCGGATCGCGAGGGGCTGGAGGAGTATCACGACCTGCCCCGGCAGGAACTGGTGCTGAAGATCCTCAAGGCCCGTGCGGCCCGCCAGGGATTGATGTTCGGCGAGGGCTCGCTCGAGGTCATGCCCGACGGGTTCGGATTCCTGCGCTCGGCGGAGCAGAGTTATCTCCCCGGCGCGGACGACATCTATATCTCGCCGTCGCTCGTCCGGAGATTCGGGCTGCGTCGCGGGATGGTGGTAAAGGGGCTGGTGCGGCCTCCCAAGGAGAGCGAGAAGTACTTTGCGCTCCTGCGTGTGGACCAGGTGAACGGTCGTTCGCCGGCGAAGGTCCACGAGATGAAGAACTTCGAGGAGTTGACGCCTCTGCACCCGGAGGAGCGGTTCGTGCTGGAGACGGACCCGAGCGAGATCGAGTGCCGGGTGGTGGATCTGGTGACGCCGATCGGGAAGGGTCAGCGCATGCTGATCGTGGCCCCGCCGCGCACGGGCAAGACGGTCCTGATGCAGAAGATCACCAAGGCGATCACGAGGAACTATCCCGAGACGCACATCATCGTGCTCCTGGTGGACGAGCGCCCCGAGGAAGTGACGGACTTCAAGCGCAACTGCTCCGGGCCGATGGTCGAGGTGGTGGCGTCGACGTTCGACGAGCAGTCGTCGAGGCATGTGCAGGTCGCCGAGATGGTGATCGAGAAGGCCAAGCGGATGGTGGAGTTCGGCGAGGACGTGGTGATCCTGCTCGACTCGATCACGCGACTCGCTCGCGCGTACAACGCCGAGATGCCGCACTCGGGCAAGATCATGACGGGCGGTCTCGATAGCAACGCGCTGCAGCGCCCCAAGAAGTTCTTCGGCGCGGCCCGCGCGATCGAGAGCGGCGGGAGCCTGACGATCATCGGGACGGCGCTCGTGGACACCGGATCCAAGATGGACGAGGTGATCTTCGAGGAGTTCAAGGGGACGGGCAACGCCGAGTTGCACCTGGACCGCAAACTCGTCGAGAAGCGGATCTGGCCGGCGATCGACGTCTCGGCGTCGGGGACGCGGCGCGAGGAACTGCTGCTGGACCCCAAGGAACTGGAACTGGTCTATCGCCTTCGCAAGGTCCTCTCGGACATGAACGTGGTCGAGGCGATGGAACTGCTCAAGGGCAAGATGAAGAAGGTCAAGACCAACGCCGAGTTCCTCATGACGATGGCGCTGGGTTGA
- a CDS encoding glucose-6-phosphate isomerase translates to MLKIDYTNCLSNAVAQHGLDAATFDPKGPNAARMAELTRSLTKSRGTGWERWRNLWTRPTRDEHTSAIKKIVAERAGRFENLVVLGIGGSALGNIALQSALNPSTHNLLPADKRRGPRLFVLDNVDPDAFHSALSFCESCPGGIKSTLFNVVSKSGETAETAAQFMIIRDRLKAVLGKDYASHIVATTDPAKGTMRKICNDEGFVTLPVPDGVGGRFSALSPVGLFSASMCGIDIDALLDGAAAMDDRCSRESLNENPAATLALLLVELGKRGKPNHVLMPYANALYLLADWYRQLWAESLGKEKNTRGETVFTGFTPIKALGATDQHSQIQLYREGPNDKVVGLIEVESFAAKVDMPRGLGVEALAYLEGKPMSALLNAELKATAYALTHSKRPNYTIRFPRIDEHHVGEFMALWQIATAYAGLMLGIDAYDQPAVELGKQATFALMGRTGYEQLRGQLDSATVARHIV, encoded by the coding sequence ATGCTCAAAATCGATTACACCAACTGCCTCTCCAACGCCGTCGCCCAGCACGGCCTCGACGCCGCCACCTTCGACCCCAAAGGCCCCAACGCGGCCCGCATGGCCGAACTCACCCGATCCCTCACCAAGTCCCGTGGCACAGGCTGGGAACGCTGGCGCAACCTCTGGACTCGCCCCACCCGCGACGAGCACACGTCGGCGATCAAGAAAATCGTCGCCGAGCGTGCCGGGCGCTTCGAGAATCTCGTCGTCCTCGGGATCGGCGGCTCGGCCCTCGGCAACATAGCGCTTCAATCGGCCCTCAACCCCTCGACCCACAATCTTCTCCCCGCGGACAAGCGTCGAGGCCCGCGCCTCTTTGTCCTCGACAACGTCGATCCCGACGCCTTCCACAGCGCCCTCTCCTTCTGCGAGTCCTGCCCCGGCGGAATCAAGAGCACCCTCTTTAACGTCGTCTCCAAATCCGGCGAGACCGCCGAGACCGCCGCCCAGTTCATGATCATCCGCGACCGCCTCAAGGCCGTTCTCGGCAAGGACTACGCGAGCCACATCGTCGCCACCACCGATCCCGCCAAGGGCACGATGCGGAAGATCTGCAACGACGAGGGATTCGTCACGCTCCCCGTCCCCGATGGCGTCGGCGGACGCTTCAGCGCCCTCAGCCCCGTCGGCCTCTTCTCCGCCTCGATGTGCGGCATCGACATCGACGCGCTCCTGGACGGCGCCGCCGCGATGGACGATCGCTGCTCGCGCGAATCGCTCAATGAGAACCCCGCCGCCACGCTCGCGCTCCTCCTCGTCGAACTCGGGAAGCGTGGCAAGCCCAACCACGTCCTCATGCCCTACGCCAACGCCCTCTACCTCCTCGCCGACTGGTACCGCCAACTCTGGGCCGAGAGCCTGGGCAAGGAGAAGAACACCAGGGGCGAGACCGTCTTCACGGGCTTCACTCCCATCAAGGCCCTCGGCGCGACAGACCAGCACTCCCAGATCCAGTTGTATCGCGAGGGCCCCAACGACAAGGTCGTCGGCCTCATCGAGGTCGAGTCCTTCGCCGCAAAGGTGGACATGCCCAGGGGCCTGGGCGTCGAGGCCCTCGCCTATCTCGAAGGGAAGCCCATGAGCGCCCTCCTCAACGCCGAACTCAAGGCCACCGCCTACGCCCTCACCCACTCCAAACGCCCGAACTACACCATCCGATTCCCCAGGATCGACGAGCACCACGTCGGCGAGTTCATGGCCCTGTGGCAGATCGCCACCGCCTATGCCGGGCTGATGCTGGGCATCGACGCCTACGACCAGCCCGCCGTCGAACTCGGAAAACAGGCGACCTTTGCGCTCATGGGACGCACGGGATACGAACAACTCCGCGGGCAACTCGACTCAGCGACTGTCGCGCGGCACATCGTCTGA